A DNA window from Pseudomonas sp. B21-056 contains the following coding sequences:
- the der gene encoding ribosome biogenesis GTPase Der — MVPVIALVGRPNVGKSTLFNRLTRTRDAIVGDLSGLTRDRQYGEAKWQGRTYILIDTGGISGDEHGMDEKMAEQSLLAIEEADVVLFLVDAKAGFTAADQMIAEHLRKRNKRSHVVANKVDNIDPDMARAEFAPLGMGQAIPIAGAHGRGISQLLEVALADFPKDDDEPEEGEEEIVAEGEEAKRIPGPSEKDGIKIAIIGRPNVGKSTLVNRMLGEDRVIVYDQPGTTRDSIYIPFERNEEKYTLIDTAGVRKRGKIHEEVEKFSVVKTLQAIKDANVVIFVMDAREGVVDHDLNLLGFALEAGRALVIAINKWDGMTPSERDFVKVELQRRLFFVDFADIHFISALHGTGVGNLYASVQNSFKSAVTRWPTNRLTQILEDAVGEHAPPMVNNRRIKLRYAHLGGANPPIIVIHGNQIEKVPKSYVRYLENTYRRVLKLVGTPIRIEFKGGENPYEGNKNTLTDRQVNKKRRLMSHHKKADKKRRDKR, encoded by the coding sequence ATGGTTCCCGTAATCGCCCTGGTGGGCCGACCGAACGTCGGCAAGTCCACCTTGTTCAACCGCCTGACCAGGACTCGCGACGCCATTGTCGGCGACTTGTCCGGTCTGACCCGTGATCGCCAATACGGTGAGGCCAAGTGGCAAGGGCGTACCTACATTCTGATCGACACCGGCGGCATCTCCGGCGACGAACACGGCATGGACGAAAAGATGGCCGAGCAGTCGCTGCTCGCCATTGAAGAAGCGGATGTGGTGCTGTTCCTGGTAGACGCCAAGGCCGGTTTTACCGCCGCCGACCAGATGATCGCCGAGCATTTGCGCAAACGTAACAAGCGCTCCCACGTGGTCGCCAACAAGGTCGACAACATCGACCCGGACATGGCCCGCGCCGAGTTCGCGCCGTTGGGTATGGGCCAGGCGATCCCGATTGCCGGTGCCCACGGTCGCGGCATCAGCCAGTTGCTGGAAGTCGCCCTGGCTGACTTCCCGAAAGACGACGATGAGCCGGAAGAGGGCGAAGAAGAGATCGTTGCCGAAGGCGAGGAAGCCAAGCGCATTCCGGGCCCGAGCGAAAAGGACGGGATCAAGATCGCGATCATCGGCCGCCCGAACGTGGGCAAGTCGACGCTGGTCAACCGCATGCTCGGCGAAGACCGGGTCATTGTGTACGACCAGCCCGGCACCACCCGCGACAGTATCTACATCCCGTTCGAGCGCAACGAAGAGAAGTACACGCTGATCGACACCGCCGGTGTGCGCAAGCGCGGCAAGATCCACGAAGAAGTCGAGAAGTTCTCCGTGGTCAAGACCCTGCAGGCGATCAAGGACGCCAACGTGGTGATCTTCGTGATGGATGCCCGCGAAGGCGTGGTCGATCACGACCTGAACCTGTTGGGCTTTGCCCTGGAAGCCGGTCGCGCGCTGGTCATCGCGATCAACAAGTGGGACGGCATGACGCCGAGCGAGCGTGATTTCGTGAAGGTCGAGTTGCAGCGTCGGCTGTTCTTCGTCGACTTTGCCGACATCCACTTCATCTCGGCGTTGCACGGTACGGGCGTGGGTAACCTCTACGCGTCGGTGCAGAACTCCTTCAAGTCGGCCGTGACCCGCTGGCCGACCAACCGCCTGACCCAGATCCTGGAAGACGCTGTTGGCGAACACGCGCCACCGATGGTCAACAACCGTCGGATCAAGCTGCGTTACGCTCACCTGGGCGGCGCCAACCCGCCGATCATCGTGATCCACGGCAACCAGATCGAGAAGGTGCCCAAGTCGTACGTCCGTTACCTGGAAAACACCTATCGCCGTGTCCTGAAGCTGGTCGGCACGCCGATCCGCATCGAGTTCAAGGGCGGCGAGAACCCGTACGAAGGCAACAAGAACACGCTCACCGACCGCCAGGTCAACAAGAAACGCCGCTTGATGTCGCACCACAAGAAGGCCGACAAGAAGCGTCGCGACAAGCGCTGA